One genomic region from Salvia hispanica cultivar TCC Black 2014 chromosome 2, UniMelb_Shisp_WGS_1.0, whole genome shotgun sequence encodes:
- the LOC125206882 gene encoding polygalacturonase At1g48100-like yields the protein MRHLTFLILILLLSENSIYIDAKSHKHRKQGKGGSKASPPPLASKDNGSEGEVLDGNYTSSVTKSSTFSVLSYGAKGDGVADDTNAFEEAWADACKVQGSTVLIPSGSVFLVKLVAFSGPNCQSNIVFQLDGKIIAPTNSGAWGKGLLQWLDFSKLKGIAIRGQGVIDGRGSVWWNDKTTAYQTQDDDSDLLEGEDKGGMPSTKPTALRFYGSTDVTVTGITIQNSPQTHLKFDNCIGVQVFGISISSPGNSPNTDGIHLQNSQDVVIHTTNLACGDDCISIQTGCNGVYVHNVNCGPGHGISIGGLGKDGTKACVSNITVRDSTIKNTMNGVRIKTWQGGSGSVQGVMFSNIQVSEVENPILIDQYYCDGHKCGNKTSNVAISSVTYRSIKGSYVTNPIRFACSESTPCSGITVSTVDLHPSSNAKNDDPFCWEAFGEIQTATTPTITCLRRATQRPTNNAVSC from the exons atgaGGCATCTTACCTTTCTCATTCTCATCTTGCTTTTGTCAGAAAACTCGATCTACATTGATGCCAAAAGTCACAAGCATAGAAAGCAAGGAAAAGGCGGTAGCAAAGCCAGTCCGCCCCCGCTCGCCTCCAAGGATAATGGGAGCGAGGGAGAGGTGTTGGATGGTAACTACACTTCTAGCGTTACAAAATCCAGCACCTTCAGTGTACTAAGTTACGGCGCGAAAGGTGACGGCGTTGCTGATGACACAAAT GCATTCGAAGAAGCGTGGGCCGACGCATGCAAGGTACAAGGATCAACAGTCCTGATTCCTTCAGGATCCGTGTTTCTCGTAAAGCTCGTTGCTTTTTCAGGGCCAAATTGTCAGTCTAACATCGTGTTCCAG ttagatggaaaaataatCGCACCAACAAACTCAGGAGCATGGGGGAAGGGTTTGTTACAGTGGCTGGATTTCTCCAAGTTGAAAGGAATAGCGATCAGAGGTCAAGGTGTAATCGACGGTCGAGGATCGGTCTGGTGGAACGATAAAACGACGGCATATCAAACTCAAGATGATGATTCAGACCTG TTAGAAGGCGAGGACAAAGGAGGAATGCCTAGCACCAAACCAACG GCGCTTAGATTTTACGGAAGCACAGACGTAACAGTTACAGGCATAACGATCCAAAACAGTCCACAGACACATTTGAAATTCGATAACTGCATTGGGGTTCAAGTATTTGGCATTAGCATTTCGTCCCCTGGCAATAGCCCAAATACTGATGGGATTCATCTCCAAAACTCCCAAGATGTGGTTATTCACACAACCAATCTTGCTTGTG gAGATGATTGCATTTCAATACAAACAGGATGCAATGGTGTATACGTACACAATGTGAACTGTGGGCCAGGTCACGGCATAAGCATAGGAGGATTGGGCAAAGATGGGACTAAAGCTTGTGTTTCGAATATCACGGTTCGCGATTCCACAATTAAGAACACCATGAATGGCGTCAGAATCAAGACTTGGCAG GGTGGATCGGGGTCAGTGCAAGGAGTAATGTTTTCGAATATACAAGTGTCCGAAGTGGAGAATCCAATCCTTATAGACCAATACTATTGTGACGGACACAAATGTGGAAACAAGACTTCAAACGTGGCTATTTCTAGCGTAACGTATCGATCTATAAAGGGAAGCTATGTTACTAATCCTATTAGATTCGCATGCAGCGAGTCGACTCCGTGCTCAGGGATAACTGTATCGACTGTAGACCTTCATCCGTCGTCCAATGCCAAGAATGACGATCCCTTTTGCTGGGAGGCTTTTGGAGAAATCCAAACAGCTACTACTCCCACTATTACTTGTTTGCGACGGGCGACTCAACGACCCACTAATAATGCCGTTTCTTGTTAA
- the LOC125206883 gene encoding secreted RxLR effector protein 161-like, whose product MKRIPYASAIGSIMYAMISTRPDVAYALSMTGRFQQNPGEEHWKTVKTILKYLRRTKEYFLVYGGQPELSVTGYTDASFQTDHDDYKSQSGYVFILNGGAVSWNSSKQGTTADSTTEAEYIAASEAAKEAVALLEFVKELGVVPSASSAIPLYCDNTGAVAQAKEPRATNRNKHVPRRYHLIKEIIERGDIKLERVPTDDNLADPFTKPLCIAKHNKHFESLGVKHVGRWL is encoded by the coding sequence ATGAAGAGGATCCCATATGCTTCGGCTATAGGATCTATTATGTATGCCATGATATCTACTAGGCCAGATGTGGCCTATGCGCTTAGCATGACAGGCAGATTTCAGCAAAATCCCGGTGAGGAACATTGGAAAACTGTTAAGACTATTCTTAAGTACCTTAGAAGGACTAAAGAATATTTCTTAGTCTATGGTGGACAACCAGAGTTATCAGTTACTGGGTATACTGATGCTAGTTTCCAAACAGACCATGACGACTATAAGTCTCAGTCTGGATATGTTTTTATCCTCAATGGTGGAGCAGTGAGTTGGAATAGTTCCAAACAAGGTACAACTGCCGATTCCACCACCGAAGCCGAGTATATTGCTGCATCTGAAGCTGCCAAAGAAGCTGTTGCTTTGTTAGAGTTCGTTAAGGAACTGGGTGTCGTTCCGAGTGCCAGTAGTGCAATACCTTTGTACTGTGACAATACTGGTGCTGTTGCGCAAGCAAAAGAACCCAGAGCTACGAACAGGAACAAACATGTTCCTAGAAGATATCATCTGATCAaagaaataattgaaagaggcgacataaaattagaaagagtACCCACTGATGATAATTTAGCTGATCCTTTCACTAAACCGTTATGTATAGCAAAACACAACAAGCACTTTGAGAGCTTAGGTGTTAAGCATGTTGGTAGATGGCTTTGA